In Fusarium oxysporum f. sp. lycopersici 4287 chromosome 12, whole genome shotgun sequence, one DNA window encodes the following:
- a CDS encoding hypothetical protein (At least one base has a quality score < 10) yields MAIESRATQIAAIGYTFVIVSSIATCLRVYCRVWVVKAFGADDWLALIAQFMFIVFCSYEITGVRYGTGRHFKDIEPENIPRAMQMWWTCEPTYVLTNMAIKASIAIFLLRICITRTHKIIIWTITGITEIYSLFFFLLFVLQCRPTSLFWLRYTSNPPGGSCFDASVVAKAFYAYSAISCLSDWTYSLLPIALVYNLQMSRRTKISVVGILAAGAIASSATIIRFPYLYSLTDIDDFLYSTSDVAIWSTVETGLGITASSVATLRPLLRNFLGHGSSADGQGNSARPWQRTGSNHPTGGYLRSHGQNGEEAFDLHDNAGKRIGVTTVIDHDDKSEGNGETGKNGSRSEASDSVAELHGWNSSQSDLADANGQPRAQKGWNVLVKKTVVQTRGSDLA; encoded by the exons ATGGCGATCGAGAGTCGGGCGACGCAGATTGCTGCGATCGGTTATACTTTTGTGATCGTCTCATCGATTGCGACATGTCTCCGCGTCTACTGCCGAGTATGGGTTGTCAAGGCGTTTGGCGCGGATGATTGGCTTGCCCTCATTGCCCAG TTTATGTTCATCGTCTTTTGCTCCTATGAGATCACTGGTGTCCGATATGGAACTGGACGTCACTTCAAGGACATTGAGCCGGAGAATATCCCCAGAGCGATGCAGATGTGGTGGACATGCGAACCGACCTACGTCTTGACCAACATGGCCATCAAGGCCAGTATTGCTATCTTCTTGTTACGAATCTGTATTACACGTACACACAAGATTATCATCTGGACCATCACTGGCATTACAGAAATCTATagcttgttcttcttcctgctGTTTGTTCTGCAATGTCGACCTACATCACTCTTCTGGCTCCGATATACCAGCAATCCGCCTGGAGGTAGTTGCTTCGACGCTTCGGTGGTTGCCAAGGCCTTCTATGCTTACTCCGCTATCAGCTGTTTGTCAGATTGGACCTACAGTTTGCTACCCATTGCCCTGGTTTACAATCTTCAAATGAGCAGAAGAACAAAGATTTCTGTCGTCGGTATTCTAGCCGCAGGTGCTAT TGCCTCTAGTGCAACCATCATTCGCTTCCCTTACCTCTACTCCCTCACCGACATTGACGACTTCCTATACTCTACCTCAGATGTCGCTATCTGGTCCACTGTTGAGACTGGTCTTGGTATCACTGCCTCATCTGTCGCAACACTCCGACCTCTCCTCCGTAACTTCCTTGGCCACGGATCATCTGCAGATGGACAGGGAAACTCAGCCAGGCCTTGGCAGCGAACAGGTAGCAACCATCCAACAGGAGGCTACCTTCGCAGCCACGGCCAGAACGGCGAAGAAGCTTTCGATCTCCACGACAATGCTGGCAAGCGTATTGGAGTCACTACCGTCATCGACCACGACGACAAGTCAGAAGGCAATGGCGAAACAGGCAAGAATGGAAGCAGATCAGAAGCTTCTGACTCTGTCGCTGAGCTCCATGGCTGGAATAGCAGCCA